From the genome of Bacteroides sp.:
CAAACCTGAATCCCATTAAGGCCATGTATCTCAACAGCGGATAAGAAGTTTCAGCATTTCTTCTGAAAACAAACCTTGTTAAAACCACCAAATTTCTTTTCTATGAATACTTATCTGCTGATAGTCATTGCCTATTTTACCCTTATTACCCTGATTTCTTTATTAACAAAAAAAGTAGCCAGCCGTTCCGCGGCCGATTATCTCGTAGCCGGCCGCAATTTAGGTATTGTGGCCTGTGCCGTTGTCGTTGCATCCGAGTGGCTTGGGGGCATGAGCACCATTGGGGTCAGCGAAAAAGCCTTTACCTCAGGAACCCTGCAACCCATCCTCTATAACATCTCCACCGCCATTGGAATGATAATCATTGGCTTTACCGTGGCACGCCACTACCGCGATAACAATGTGCATACGGTAAGCGAGATGCTGGAAAACCTGTTCGGGAAACGCGCCCGCGCCATTTCGGCAATCGCCTTTTTGTTTGCCTACATCATCCTGGCCTTTGTCCAGTTACAAACTGCCTCCAGCGTAATATCCGCCATGTTCGGAACCCCCTGGCTGCAATCGGTGATCATTTCTTCGGTGGTCATCACCATTTACACCTACGTTGGTGGGATGCACGCCCTTGCCATTACGGGAATTATCCATGTTTTGGTTATGTTTTTGGGAATTGGCACCGCTGCCTTCCTGGGCATCCACCAGGTGGGAGGCTTGGATGCCCTGAAGGATGCCATGATCGCCCAGGGGTCACCAACCAACTTGTATAATCCCTTCAGCGGTGGATTGAGCTATGCCTGGAGCCTTATCCTGGGCGGCGTCCTGGGTGGGATGGCAGGGCAGGCAAGCATCCAGCCCATCTTTGCTGCCCGCACCGCTGCCATTGCTAAAAAATCTGCTATCCTCTCCGCTTTTATCATTGCTCCCTTCGGAATTCTTGTGGCCTTGCTCGGGCTGGTAGCCAAAACCGGCAATTTCTTCAGCCTCCAGGGCGCTGACAGCCCCCTTTGGGACAATGCCCTCCAGGTGATCAATCCCAAAATGGTGCTGCCCACCCTGATGGTAACCCCCGAATTCATTCATCCCATCCTGGGAGGCATTGCCCTTGCGGGCATCCTGGCCGCCATTCTTTCGACGGTAGGGCCTGTCAACTTTGCTGTAGTCACCATTGCCACCAAGGACATTTATCACGGAATCATCAACAAAACCGCACCCGACCAGAAGCTCATCTCTACGGCACGCAAACTGGTGATCCTCGTCAACCTCTTTACTATTCCCCTGGCCTATTACGGCT
Proteins encoded in this window:
- a CDS encoding sodium:solute symporter family protein, producing the protein MNTYLLIVIAYFTLITLISLLTKKVASRSAADYLVAGRNLGIVACAVVVASEWLGGMSTIGVSEKAFTSGTLQPILYNISTAIGMIIIGFTVARHYRDNNVHTVSEMLENLFGKRARAISAIAFLFAYIILAFVQLQTASSVISAMFGTPWLQSVIISSVVITIYTYVGGMHALAITGIIHVLVMFLGIGTAAFLGIHQVGGLDALKDAMIAQGSPTNLYNPFSGGLSYAWSLILGGVLGGMAGQASIQPIFAARTAAIAKKSAILSAFIIAPFGILVALLGLVAKTGNFFSLQGADSPLWDNALQVINPKMVLPTLMVTPEFIHPILGGIALAGILAAILSTVGPVNFAVVTIATKDIYHGIINKTAPDQKLISTARKLVILVNLFTIPLAYYGSGAILDTAYISYGIRAIGAIVIVMGIYSRGWIKIEGVRLAFLGGTIAVLINIVLRRMGVLSIEDTYVAIGAAILFIIIGNLTGKKAPRKLPSLKDEDKPQV